In one Ictalurus furcatus strain D&B chromosome 28, Billie_1.0, whole genome shotgun sequence genomic region, the following are encoded:
- the stag2a gene encoding cohesin subunit SA-2a isoform X2, whose amino-acid sequence MIAAHELHPDYTYTHETDTQFSSDTDLEDPEGRILKPAKGKKGKKTVVRAQGRVNGHHQENGTENLTLFEIVKLGKSATQSVVDDWIEAYKNDRDAALLDLINFFIHCSGCKGAVSSEMFRHMQNSEIIRRMTEEFDEDSGDYPLTMAGPVWKKFRWGFCEFISVLVRQCQYSIIYDEYMMDTVISLLTGLSDSQVRAFRHTSTLAAMKLMTALVNVALNLSINMDNTQRQYETERNKSLGKRANDRLELLLQKRKELQENQDEIENMMNAIFKGVFIHRYRDAIAEIRAICIEEIGVWMKMYSDAFLNDSYLKYVGWTMHDKQGEVRLKCLTALQGLYYNRELNSRLELFTSRFKDRIVSMALDKEYDVAVQAIKLLTLVLQSSDEVLTAEDCESVYHLVYSAHRPIAVAAGEFLYKKLFSQRGPEEEGLPRRGRQCLNANLIKTTVFFFLESELHEHGAYLVDSLWECGSELLKDWESFISLLLDEPFPGEEALSDRQETALIEIMLCAVRQSCECHPPIGRGTGKRVMTAKEKKTQLDDRTKITEIFAVALPLLLAKYCVDSEKVTNLLQLPQYFDLEIYTTGRLEKHLDALLRQIREVVEKHTDTGVLEACSMTFHALCNEEFTIYNRVDITLSQLLDEQIDKLHRLLHDFLNEGEEPDEDDAFQVLSTLKRITAFHNAHDLTKWDLFSCNYTLLNTGLQNGDMPEQIVVHAMQCTHYVILWNLAKVSEGSSTKADLVTLRKQTRAFCLMCQRYLSSLSMAVKEQAFTILCDALMIFSHQIMASGRDALEPLVFNPDSSLQSDLLNFVLDHVFIEQDDDGSTDGQQDDEAGKIEALHKRRNLLAAYCKLIIYNVVEISTGADIFKQYMRYYNDYGDIIKETMSKTRQIDKIQCAKTLILSLQQLFNEMLSELGCNFDRSSAAFCGIKELARRFSLTFGLDQLKTREAIAMLHKDGIEFAFKEPSPQGEGSPPLNLAFLDILSEFSSKLLRQDRRTVHMYLERFMTFQMSLQREECWLPLISYRNSLQAGADDDTLSVLSGVSGRGSARSRKPRVNPAPSKRKLPEEESSCSSTDASVWMAREQQPQTPMMMSPPPVMMSSPHMTSTVLRDAKKLCPEEGYVGVYTMSNQSQHSTLQQPHTPIDYNTQVTWMLAQRQQQERANIQNAKMRSHMQHTIRRSAGLMEDDEEPIVEDVMMSSEQRLEDLNEGMDFDTMDIDLPASKNRRERTELKPDYFDPASIMDDSVLNVSMF is encoded by the exons tgaAACAGATACTCAGTTCTCTTCAGATACAGACTTGGAGGATCCTGAGGGGCGGATCCTCAAACCTGCGAAAGGAAAG aaagGGAAGAAGACAGTGGTGCGTGCTCAGGGTCGAGTGAATGGCCATCATCAGGAGAATGGCACAGAGAACCTCACACTGTTTGAGATCGTCAAACTGGGCAAGAGTgccacacag TCAGTGGTAGATGACTGGATTGAGGCGTATAAGAATGACCGAGATGCTGCTCTGCTGGACCTCATTAACTTCTTCATACACTGCTCCGgctgtaaag gtgctgTGAGTTCAGAGATGTTTCGTCACATGCAGAACTCTGAGATCATCAGACGGATGACTGAGGAGTTCGATGAG gacagCGGGGACTACCCCCTGACGATGGCGGGTCCTGTGTGGAAGAAGTTCCGCTGGGGGTTCTGTGAGTTTATCAGTGTCTTGGTGCGTCAGTGTCAGTACAGCATCATCTACGACGAGTACATGATGGACACGGTCATCTCACTCCTCACCGGCCTGTCCGACTCACAGGTCCGAGCCTTCAGACACACCTCCACCCTCGCAG caaTGAAGCTGATGACAGCGTTGGTGAACGTTGCTCTGAATCTGAGCATCAACATGGacaacacacagagacagtacGAGACCGAGCGCAACAAGAGTCTGGGGAAGAGAGCCAACGACCGCCTGGAGCTTCTACTGCAGAAACgcaaagag ctcCAGGAGAACCAGGATGAGATTGAGAATATGATGAATGCTATCTTTAAAGGCGTGTTCATCCATCGATACAG agatGCGATAGCAGAGATCAGGGCGATCTGTATCGAGGAGATCGGTGTGTGGATGAAGATGTACAGTGACGCATTTCTGAATGACAGCTACCTGAAATACGTGGGCTGGACCATGCAcgataag cagGGGGAGGTGCGGTTGAAGTGTCTCACTGCTTTGCAGGGTTTGTATTATAACCGGGAGCTGAACTCCAGACTGGAACTCTTCACCAGTCGCTTTAAG GACCGGATTGTGTCTATGGCTCTGGATAAAGAGTATGATGTTGCAGTTCAGGCCATTAAACTTCTCACACTTGTCCTGCA gagcagCGACGAGGTGCTGACAGCGGAAGACTGTGAGAGCGTGTATCACCTGGTTTACTCTGCCCACCGTCCCATCGCCGTGGCAGCAGGGGAGTTCCTCTATAAaaa GTTGTTTAGTCAGCGGGGTCCAGAGGAAGAGGGGCTGCCAAGGAGAGGGCGACAGTGTCTGAATGCAAACCTCATCAAAACCACCGTTTTCTTCTTCCTGGagagtgag ctgcaTGAACACGGTGCATACCTTGTGGACAGTCTGTGGGAGTGTGGATCAGAACTGCTGAAGGACTGGGAGAGTTTCATTAGCCTCCTACTGGACGAACCCTTTCCTGGAGAGGAAG ctcTATCAGACAGACAAGAGACGGCTCTGATTGAGATCATGCTGTGTGCCGTCAGACAATCGTGTGAGTGTCACCCACCTATCGGTCGCGGCACAGGCAAGAGG GTCATGACagcgaaggaaaaaaaaacacagctggaTGATCGGACCAAAATTACTGAGATCTTCGCTGTGGCTCTGCCCCTGCTCCTTGccaaa tacTGTGTGGATTCTGAGAAGGTGACCAACCTGCTGCAGTTACCACAGTATTTTGATCTGGAGATTTACACCACAGGCCGACTGgagaag CACCTGGACGCCCTTCTACGTCAGATCCGTGAGGTGGtggagaaacacacagacacaggtgtGTTGGAGGCGTGTTCTATGACGTTCCACGCTCTGTGTAACGAGGAGTTCACCATCTACAACCGTGTGGACATCACGCTGAGCCAGCTGCTGGACGAGCAGATTGACAAGCTCCACCGCCTGCTGCACGACTTCCTCAACGAG GGGGAGGAGCCTGACGAAGACGACGCGTTTCAGGTTTTATCAACACTCAAGAGAATCACGGCCTTTCACAA tgCTCATGACTTGACTAAATGGGATCTGTTCAGTTGTAACTACACACTGCTGAACACAGGCCTGCAGAACGGAGACATGCCTGAACAG atAGTGGTCCATGCTATGCAGTGCACTCATTACGTCATCCTGTGGAACCTGGCAAAAGTCTCAGAGGGCAGCTCcacaaag gcTGACCTGGTGACTCTGAGGAAGCAGACGCGAGCGTTCTGTCTAATGTGTCAGCGGTACCTCAGCAGCCTCAGCATGGCTGTTAAAGAGCAG GCCTTCACTATTCTGTGTGACGCGTTAATGATCTTCAGTCATCAGATCATGGCGTCGGGTCGGGACGCTCTGGAGCCGCTGGTGTTCAATCCGGACTCGTCCCTGCAGAGCGACCTGCTCAACTTCGTCCTCGACCACGTCTTCATTGAACAGGACGATGATGGCAgcactg atgGCCAGCAGGATGATGAAGCGGGGAAGATCGAGGCTCTTCATAAGCGCAGGAACCTGTTAGCAGCTTACTGTAAGCTGATCATCTATAACGTAGTGGAGATCAGCACCGGAGCTGACATCTTCAAACAGTATATGAGA tACTATAATGATTATGGTGACATCATAAAGGAGACGATGAGTAAGACGAGACAGATCGATAAGATTCAGTGTGCCAAAACCCTCATCCTCAGTCTgcagcag ctgttTAATGAGATGCTCAGTGAGCTAGGCTGTAACTTTGATCGTTCTTCTGCGGCGTTCTGTGGGATTAAAGAACTCGCTCGCCGGTTCTCCCTCACATTCGGGTTGGACCAGCTGAAGACTCGCGAAGCCATCGCTATGCTGCACAA ggATGGTATAGAGTTCGCGTTTAAAGAGCCGAGTCCTCAGGGTGAGGGCTCCCCCCCTCTCAACCTCGCCTTCCTCGACATCCTCAGTGAGTTCTCCTCCAAACTGCTGCGCCAGGACCGCAGGACTgt acaCATGTACCTGGAGCGCTTCATGACGTTTCAGATGTCGCTGCAGAGGGAGGAGTGTTGGTTGCCCCTCATCTCCTACAGGAACTCTCTGCAGGCCGGGGCAGACGATGACACGCTCTCTGTCCTCAGCGGAGTCAGTGGCCGAGGCTCCGCCCGCAGCAGGAAGCCCAGAGTAAACCCCGCCCCCTCTAAGAGGAAGCTGCCTGAGG aggAGAGTAGCTGTAGCAGCACTGATGCGAGTGTGTGGATGGCTCGAGAGCAGCAGCCGCAGACTCCCATGATGATGTCACCTCCTcctgtgatgatgtcatcgcCCCACATGACCTCCACCGTGCTACGGGACGCTAAGAAGCTCTGCCCAGAGGAGGGATACGTGGGCGTGTACACCATGAGCaaccaatcacagcacagcacGTTACAGCAGCCTCACACACCCATCGACTACaa tacaCAGGTAACGTGGATGTTAGCACAGCGGCAGCAGCAGGAGAGAGCGAACATCCAGAATGCCAAGATGAGGAGTCACATGCAGCACACCAT TCGGCGGAGTGCAGGTCTGATGGAGGACGATGAAGAGCCAATCGTTGAAgatgtgatgatgtcatcagagCAGCGATTGGAGGACCTGAACGAGGGCATGGACTTCGACACCATGGACATCGACCTG ccagCGTCCAAAAACCGGCGGGAGAGGACTGAGCTCAAACCTGACTACTTTGACCCCGCCTCCATCATGGACGACTCT gtgctgaACGTCTCAATGTTCTGA
- the stag2a gene encoding cohesin subunit SA-2a isoform X1, which produces MKLMTALVNVALNLSINMDNTQRQYETERNKSLGKRANDRLELLLQKRKELQENQDEIENMMNAIFKGVFIHRYRDAIAEIRAICIEEIGVWMKMYSDAFLNDSYLKYVGWTMHDKQGEVRLKCLTALQGLYYNRELNSRLELFTSRFKDRIVSMALDKEYDVAVQAIKLLTLVLQSSDEVLTAEDCESVYHLVYSAHRPIAVAAGEFLYKKLFSQRGPEEEGLPRRGRQCLNANLIKTTVFFFLESELHEHGAYLVDSLWECGSELLKDWESFISLLLDEPFPGEEALSDRQETALIEIMLCAVRQSCECHPPIGRGTGKRVMTAKEKKTQLDDRTKITEIFAVALPLLLAKYCVDSEKVTNLLQLPQYFDLEIYTTGRLEKHLDALLRQIREVVEKHTDTGVLEACSMTFHALCNEEFTIYNRVDITLSQLLDEQIDKLHRLLHDFLNEGEEPDEDDAFQVLSTLKRITAFHNAHDLTKWDLFSCNYTLLNTGLQNGDMPEQIVVHAMQCTHYVILWNLAKVSEGSSTKADLVTLRKQTRAFCLMCQRYLSSLSMAVKEQAFTILCDALMIFSHQIMASGRDALEPLVFNPDSSLQSDLLNFVLDHVFIEQDDDGSTDGQQDDEAGKIEALHKRRNLLAAYCKLIIYNVVEISTGADIFKQYMRYYNDYGDIIKETMSKTRQIDKIQCAKTLILSLQQLFNEMLSELGCNFDRSSAAFCGIKELARRFSLTFGLDQLKTREAIAMLHKDGIEFAFKEPSPQGEGSPPLNLAFLDILSEFSSKLLRQDRRTVHMYLERFMTFQMSLQREECWLPLISYRNSLQAGADDDTLSVLSGVSGRGSARSRKPRVNPAPSKRKLPEEESSCSSTDASVWMAREQQPQTPMMMSPPPVMMSSPHMTSTVLRDAKKLCPEEGYVGVYTMSNQSQHSTLQQPHTPIDYNTQVTWMLAQRQQQERANIQNAKMRSHMQHTIRRSAGLMEDDEEPIVEDVMMSSEQRLEDLNEGMDFDTMDIDLPASKNRRERTELKPDYFDPASIMDDSVLNVSMF; this is translated from the exons aTGAAGCTGATGACAGCGTTGGTGAACGTTGCTCTGAATCTGAGCATCAACATGGacaacacacagagacagtacGAGACCGAGCGCAACAAGAGTCTGGGGAAGAGAGCCAACGACCGCCTGGAGCTTCTACTGCAGAAACgcaaagag ctcCAGGAGAACCAGGATGAGATTGAGAATATGATGAATGCTATCTTTAAAGGCGTGTTCATCCATCGATACAG agatGCGATAGCAGAGATCAGGGCGATCTGTATCGAGGAGATCGGTGTGTGGATGAAGATGTACAGTGACGCATTTCTGAATGACAGCTACCTGAAATACGTGGGCTGGACCATGCAcgataag cagGGGGAGGTGCGGTTGAAGTGTCTCACTGCTTTGCAGGGTTTGTATTATAACCGGGAGCTGAACTCCAGACTGGAACTCTTCACCAGTCGCTTTAAG GACCGGATTGTGTCTATGGCTCTGGATAAAGAGTATGATGTTGCAGTTCAGGCCATTAAACTTCTCACACTTGTCCTGCA gagcagCGACGAGGTGCTGACAGCGGAAGACTGTGAGAGCGTGTATCACCTGGTTTACTCTGCCCACCGTCCCATCGCCGTGGCAGCAGGGGAGTTCCTCTATAAaaa GTTGTTTAGTCAGCGGGGTCCAGAGGAAGAGGGGCTGCCAAGGAGAGGGCGACAGTGTCTGAATGCAAACCTCATCAAAACCACCGTTTTCTTCTTCCTGGagagtgag ctgcaTGAACACGGTGCATACCTTGTGGACAGTCTGTGGGAGTGTGGATCAGAACTGCTGAAGGACTGGGAGAGTTTCATTAGCCTCCTACTGGACGAACCCTTTCCTGGAGAGGAAG ctcTATCAGACAGACAAGAGACGGCTCTGATTGAGATCATGCTGTGTGCCGTCAGACAATCGTGTGAGTGTCACCCACCTATCGGTCGCGGCACAGGCAAGAGG GTCATGACagcgaaggaaaaaaaaacacagctggaTGATCGGACCAAAATTACTGAGATCTTCGCTGTGGCTCTGCCCCTGCTCCTTGccaaa tacTGTGTGGATTCTGAGAAGGTGACCAACCTGCTGCAGTTACCACAGTATTTTGATCTGGAGATTTACACCACAGGCCGACTGgagaag CACCTGGACGCCCTTCTACGTCAGATCCGTGAGGTGGtggagaaacacacagacacaggtgtGTTGGAGGCGTGTTCTATGACGTTCCACGCTCTGTGTAACGAGGAGTTCACCATCTACAACCGTGTGGACATCACGCTGAGCCAGCTGCTGGACGAGCAGATTGACAAGCTCCACCGCCTGCTGCACGACTTCCTCAACGAG GGGGAGGAGCCTGACGAAGACGACGCGTTTCAGGTTTTATCAACACTCAAGAGAATCACGGCCTTTCACAA tgCTCATGACTTGACTAAATGGGATCTGTTCAGTTGTAACTACACACTGCTGAACACAGGCCTGCAGAACGGAGACATGCCTGAACAG atAGTGGTCCATGCTATGCAGTGCACTCATTACGTCATCCTGTGGAACCTGGCAAAAGTCTCAGAGGGCAGCTCcacaaag gcTGACCTGGTGACTCTGAGGAAGCAGACGCGAGCGTTCTGTCTAATGTGTCAGCGGTACCTCAGCAGCCTCAGCATGGCTGTTAAAGAGCAG GCCTTCACTATTCTGTGTGACGCGTTAATGATCTTCAGTCATCAGATCATGGCGTCGGGTCGGGACGCTCTGGAGCCGCTGGTGTTCAATCCGGACTCGTCCCTGCAGAGCGACCTGCTCAACTTCGTCCTCGACCACGTCTTCATTGAACAGGACGATGATGGCAgcactg atgGCCAGCAGGATGATGAAGCGGGGAAGATCGAGGCTCTTCATAAGCGCAGGAACCTGTTAGCAGCTTACTGTAAGCTGATCATCTATAACGTAGTGGAGATCAGCACCGGAGCTGACATCTTCAAACAGTATATGAGA tACTATAATGATTATGGTGACATCATAAAGGAGACGATGAGTAAGACGAGACAGATCGATAAGATTCAGTGTGCCAAAACCCTCATCCTCAGTCTgcagcag ctgttTAATGAGATGCTCAGTGAGCTAGGCTGTAACTTTGATCGTTCTTCTGCGGCGTTCTGTGGGATTAAAGAACTCGCTCGCCGGTTCTCCCTCACATTCGGGTTGGACCAGCTGAAGACTCGCGAAGCCATCGCTATGCTGCACAA ggATGGTATAGAGTTCGCGTTTAAAGAGCCGAGTCCTCAGGGTGAGGGCTCCCCCCCTCTCAACCTCGCCTTCCTCGACATCCTCAGTGAGTTCTCCTCCAAACTGCTGCGCCAGGACCGCAGGACTgt acaCATGTACCTGGAGCGCTTCATGACGTTTCAGATGTCGCTGCAGAGGGAGGAGTGTTGGTTGCCCCTCATCTCCTACAGGAACTCTCTGCAGGCCGGGGCAGACGATGACACGCTCTCTGTCCTCAGCGGAGTCAGTGGCCGAGGCTCCGCCCGCAGCAGGAAGCCCAGAGTAAACCCCGCCCCCTCTAAGAGGAAGCTGCCTGAGG aggAGAGTAGCTGTAGCAGCACTGATGCGAGTGTGTGGATGGCTCGAGAGCAGCAGCCGCAGACTCCCATGATGATGTCACCTCCTcctgtgatgatgtcatcgcCCCACATGACCTCCACCGTGCTACGGGACGCTAAGAAGCTCTGCCCAGAGGAGGGATACGTGGGCGTGTACACCATGAGCaaccaatcacagcacagcacGTTACAGCAGCCTCACACACCCATCGACTACaa tacaCAGGTAACGTGGATGTTAGCACAGCGGCAGCAGCAGGAGAGAGCGAACATCCAGAATGCCAAGATGAGGAGTCACATGCAGCACACCAT TCGGCGGAGTGCAGGTCTGATGGAGGACGATGAAGAGCCAATCGTTGAAgatgtgatgatgtcatcagagCAGCGATTGGAGGACCTGAACGAGGGCATGGACTTCGACACCATGGACATCGACCTG ccagCGTCCAAAAACCGGCGGGAGAGGACTGAGCTCAAACCTGACTACTTTGACCCCGCCTCCATCATGGACGACTCT gtgctgaACGTCTCAATGTTCTGA